In Snodgrassella alvi wkB2, the DNA window AGTGGTGCAGCCATACGATAAAAGACAATATGGTGATACACACAGTTGCCCATACCATTGAAGTATAGCCAAACATGGTCTTGCGTGAGAATGTAGCTGTAACTTCTGAATACACACCAAAGATTGGCAGTATCAGAATATATACTTCCGGATGACCCCATGCCCAGATCAGGTTGATGTACATCATCATGTTACCGCCCAGTTCATTAGTAAAGAAGTGGGTGCCGAGGTAACGGTCTAATGTCAGCATGGCAACAGAGGCTGTCAGGATAGGGAAGGAAGTCAGAATCAGAATATTGCTACAGAAAGATGCCCAGCAGAAAATAGGCATTTTCATCATAGTCATGCCCGGGGCACGCATTTTCAGGATAGTAGCAATAAAGTTAACAGCACTAACTGTTGTCCCGATACCTGATATCTGCAAACTCCATATCCAGTAATCAACACCTACCCCCGGACTGAATTCCAGACCAGACAGCGGCGGATAGGACAACCAGCCGGTTTGTGCAAATTCACCGATTCCCAGTGATAAGTTAACCAGTACCACACTTACAGCAGTAAACCAGAAACCCAGATTATTCAGGAATGGGTAGGCCACATCGCGCGCACCCAGTTGCAGCGGGATGACAAAGTTCATCAGGCCGATTACAAAAGGCATGGCAACAAAGAAAATCATGATTACACCGTGAGCGGTGAAAATCTGATCGTAGTGATGTGGTGGCAAAAAGCCGTCACTGGTGCCTGATGAGGCTAAAACCTGCTGACTACGCATCATCACTGCATCGGCAAAACCACGAACCAGCATCACAATAGCGACAATGATATACATGATACCGATGCGTTTGTGGTCAACTGTAGTAAACCATTCTTTCCACAGATAGCCCCATTTATGAAAATACGTAATTGCACCTACCAGCGCCAGACCAATGACGATGATAGCTGTAATCGTTACCATGACAATCGGTTCATGGAACGGTATCGCATCTAAAGATAATTTTCCGAACATTGTTTATTTCCTCGCAAGCTTACTCAGCACTGCTGGCTGCACTGGCCTGTAGAGCAGCAGGCATATTGTGATTGGCAAATTTAGCAATCACGTTGCCGTACAAACCCGGATTTGCGCTGGAGAAATATTCCACTTTATGGAATTGACTAGGCGCAGCCAGTTTGTTGAATGAAGCCATGTCATTAAGTGTATTGGGCGACTGTTTCACCTTATCCACCCACTGATTGAAGCTGGCTTCATCCGGTGTCGCAATGGCAGTAAATTTCATGCCAGAGAAACCGGCACCGCTGTAGCTGGATGAAATACCTTTGTATTCACCTGCTG includes these proteins:
- the cyoB gene encoding cytochrome o ubiquinol oxidase subunit I, translated to MFGKLSLDAIPFHEPIVMVTITAIIVIGLALVGAITYFHKWGYLWKEWFTTVDHKRIGIMYIIVAIVMLVRGFADAVMMRSQQVLASSGTSDGFLPPHHYDQIFTAHGVIMIFFVAMPFVIGLMNFVIPLQLGARDVAYPFLNNLGFWFTAVSVVLVNLSLGIGEFAQTGWLSYPPLSGLEFSPGVGVDYWIWSLQISGIGTTVSAVNFIATILKMRAPGMTMMKMPIFCWASFCSNILILTSFPILTASVAMLTLDRYLGTHFFTNELGGNMMMYINLIWAWGHPEVYILILPIFGVYSEVTATFSRKTMFGYTSMVWATVCITILSFIVWLHHFFTMGSGANVNAFFGIATMIISIPTGVKIFNWLFTMYEGRISFHVPMLWTVGFIITFSVGGMTGVLLAVPGADFVLHGSLFLVAHFHNTIIGGVVFGLFAALNYWFPKAFGFKLDEKWGKRAFWCWFIGFFVAFMPLYALGFMGMTRRLSQHIDPAYHNLLCVAASGAAIIALGVVCMVIQVVVSCLHRKENLDVTGDPWDGRTLEWSTSSPVPFYNFAVQPQVESRDAFWDEKEKGIAYKKPAKYEEIHMPKNTAAGLVIAVFSMICGFALIWHIWWMAIVGFAGMIISIIVKSFDTDVDYYVPVAEIEAIESKRFNELTKAGLK